Proteins found in one Hypericibacter terrae genomic segment:
- a CDS encoding carbohydrate ABC transporter permease: protein MTSETADPATTSPVRRTRTLIPFNVALVLPAQLTMLAVVLAPTLIAIWLSLTDWQPTNGTPWYEAEFYWFWNFNDLWFDSRFISSLWRTALVVVVAIGFELVIALGLALLFLDEWPWRKLAVSILILPMMIVPVDAANAFFMLFNDRGPINHLIGLVAGTDFQFSWLSDPDWALAPIIACEVWQWTPLMFLLLLTGLMNLLQNQVRAALALGASPVRIFFRIMLPLLMPVILVALLIRSIETFKIFDAVYILTRGGPGSSTETISMYMYNGAFVFFRIGYIAAAGLIVLVLVISLCLALAKPLKRHHG from the coding sequence ATGACCTCCGAGACCGCTGATCCCGCGACGACGTCGCCGGTGCGTCGGACGCGAACGTTGATTCCCTTCAACGTCGCGCTCGTGCTGCCGGCGCAGCTCACCATGCTCGCCGTGGTGCTGGCGCCGACCCTGATCGCCATCTGGCTCAGCCTGACCGACTGGCAGCCGACCAACGGCACGCCCTGGTACGAGGCCGAGTTCTACTGGTTCTGGAACTTCAACGACCTCTGGTTCGACAGCCGCTTCATCAGCTCGCTCTGGCGCACGGCCCTCGTCGTCGTCGTCGCCATCGGCTTCGAGCTCGTCATCGCGCTGGGGCTGGCGCTGCTGTTCCTCGACGAATGGCCCTGGCGCAAGCTCGCGGTCAGCATCCTGATTCTGCCGATGATGATCGTGCCGGTGGACGCGGCCAACGCCTTCTTCATGCTGTTCAACGATCGCGGGCCGATAAACCATCTGATCGGACTCGTGGCCGGCACCGATTTCCAGTTCTCCTGGCTGTCCGATCCCGACTGGGCGCTGGCGCCGATCATCGCCTGCGAGGTCTGGCAATGGACGCCGCTCATGTTCCTGCTGCTGCTGACCGGTCTCATGAACCTGCTGCAGAACCAGGTGCGTGCGGCGCTCGCCCTGGGCGCCTCGCCGGTGCGGATCTTCTTCCGCATCATGCTGCCGCTGCTGATGCCCGTGATCCTGGTGGCGTTGCTGATCCGCAGCATCGAGACCTTCAAGATCTTCGACGCCGTCTACATCCTGACACGCGGTGGCCCGGGTTCGTCGACCGAGACCATCTCGATGTATATGTATAATGGTGCCTTCGTCTTCTTCCGCATCGGCTATATCGCAGCGGCGGGCCTGATCGTTCTCGTGCTGGTGATCTCGCTCTGCCTGGCGCTGGCCAAACCCCTGAAGCGTCATCATGGCTAA
- a CDS encoding ABC transporter ATP-binding protein yields the protein MTPKLELRDLEKRFDEVEAVKRLSLSLDQGEFVSLLGPSGCGKSTTLAMVAGFETPTAGSILVDGQSVEALPPQRRRIGLVFQDYAVFSKLSVRSNLAFGLEAKGVPSAVRAKAVKAMAERLDLTGLLDRRGDRLNMSEMQRVAIGRVLVTEPQLVLLDEPMSNLDASLRASLRGEMKLIQKQLRQTILYVTHDQVEAMSMSDRIAVMSMGELQQIGSPEEIYRRPRNRFVAEFIGDPPINLIPCEVQTNGDQVAVTTAGHRNLVLGRGRATAGRHWLGLRPHDIRIAPAADAGAGSFPVRFLETLGAEEVLHIDYGGQLLQAVTPTGAVREGDRVALRFDLTRALLIDAGTDIVLPLEPLEAAA from the coding sequence ATGACGCCCAAGCTCGAACTGCGCGATCTCGAGAAACGCTTCGACGAGGTCGAGGCGGTGAAGCGCCTGTCGCTCTCGCTCGATCAGGGCGAGTTCGTCTCGCTGCTGGGCCCCTCGGGCTGCGGCAAATCCACGACCTTGGCCATGGTGGCCGGGTTCGAGACGCCGACCGCAGGCTCGATCCTGGTGGACGGGCAGTCGGTCGAGGCCCTGCCGCCGCAACGCCGGCGCATCGGGCTGGTGTTCCAGGACTATGCCGTCTTCAGCAAGCTCTCGGTGCGCTCCAACCTCGCCTTCGGACTCGAGGCCAAGGGCGTGCCGTCGGCAGTGCGCGCCAAGGCCGTGAAGGCCATGGCCGAGCGGCTCGACCTGACCGGCCTGCTCGACCGGCGCGGAGACCGGCTCAATATGAGCGAGATGCAGCGGGTCGCGATCGGCCGCGTGCTGGTGACCGAGCCGCAGCTGGTCCTGCTCGACGAGCCCATGTCCAATCTCGATGCGTCGCTCAGAGCCAGCCTGCGCGGCGAGATGAAGCTGATCCAGAAGCAGCTGCGCCAGACCATCCTCTATGTGACGCACGACCAGGTTGAGGCCATGAGCATGTCTGACCGGATCGCCGTCATGAGCATGGGCGAGCTGCAGCAGATCGGGAGTCCCGAGGAGATCTATCGCCGGCCGCGCAACCGCTTCGTCGCGGAGTTCATCGGCGACCCGCCCATCAATCTCATCCCTTGCGAGGTGCAGACGAACGGCGACCAGGTGGCCGTGACCACCGCCGGTCATCGCAACCTGGTTCTGGGTCGGGGCCGGGCGACCGCCGGCCGGCATTGGCTGGGACTCCGGCCGCATGACATCCGGATCGCCCCCGCCGCCGACGCCGGGGCGGGCTCGTTCCCGGTGCGCTTCCTGGAAACCCTGGGCGCGGAGGAAGTGCTGCATATCGACTATGGCGGGCAGCTGCTGCAGGCGGTGACGCCGACCGGCGCCGTGCGCGAGGGCGACCGCGTCGCGCTTCGGTTCGATCTCACGCGGGCGCTGCTGATCGACGCCGGGACCGACATCGTCCTGCCGCTCGAGCCCCTCGAGGCCGCGGCATGA
- a CDS encoding superoxide dismutase: protein MAFKLPDLPYAKDALAPHMSAETLEFHHGKHHKAYVDKLNELIAGTEFEGLSLEDIIVKTHGVKKHQKIFNNAGQHWNHSQFWTAMKPKGGGKIPASLEKRIVADLGSVEEFKKNFTQEGVDQFGSGWVWLVEADGKLQVTKTANAENPLPEGQRMILVCDVWEHAYYIDYRNERPKFLKTFIESLVDWDAAAARLEDKSFDAKAKKSAGRSAA from the coding sequence ATGGCTTTCAAACTTCCCGATCTGCCCTATGCGAAGGACGCCCTGGCGCCGCATATGTCCGCGGAGACGCTCGAGTTCCACCATGGCAAGCATCACAAGGCCTATGTCGACAAGCTGAACGAGCTCATCGCCGGCACCGAGTTCGAAGGGCTGTCGCTCGAGGACATCATCGTCAAGACGCACGGCGTCAAGAAGCATCAGAAGATCTTCAACAATGCCGGGCAGCATTGGAACCATTCCCAGTTCTGGACGGCGATGAAGCCGAAGGGCGGCGGGAAGATCCCGGCCAGCCTCGAGAAGCGCATCGTCGCCGATCTCGGCAGCGTCGAGGAATTCAAGAAGAACTTCACCCAGGAAGGCGTCGATCAGTTCGGCAGCGGCTGGGTCTGGCTGGTCGAGGCCGACGGCAAGCTGCAGGTCACCAAGACCGCGAATGCCGAGAATCCTCTGCCTGAAGGCCAGCGCATGATCCTCGTCTGCGATGTCTGGGAACATGCCTATTACATCGACTACCGCAACGAGCGTCCGAAGTTCCTCAAGACCTTCATCGAAAGCCTGGTCGATTGGGACGCGGCCGCGGCCCGTCTCGAAGACAAGTCTTTCGATGCGAAGGCGAAGAAATCCGCCGGCCGCTCGGCGGCCTGA
- a CDS encoding ABC transporter permease: MNVERKRPPASSQQQALTAKLVLWLPVAVVLALIVFFSVTTDSFLSLRNLTAISGQMSVLLLACLGATFVILMGSIDLSVGAIVLLVGSITVLLINALDLGIGAVPLAVIIGMLLGLLNGLIFAYGSIPSFVVTLGSLSVFTGLAWNLLQGRALRFDSTAFENLAIGQAIPYVSNIALFALVAWAVSVFVCFRTRFGRYMYVIGGGEAVARTSGVPVRRYKIYAFTLSGAMAGLGGALGVARLGAAGPTLGSELLLNSLAAIVVGGTSLSGGVGGLQRTLIGVLIITLLDNGLNLLGVNQYTQMVIKGIVVIGAVLISQDRSKLVVMK, translated from the coding sequence TTGAACGTCGAACGCAAGCGCCCGCCCGCCAGCTCGCAGCAACAGGCGCTGACGGCGAAGCTCGTCCTGTGGCTGCCGGTCGCGGTCGTGCTGGCGCTGATCGTCTTCTTCTCGGTCACGACCGATTCCTTCCTCAGCCTGCGCAACCTGACGGCCATATCGGGCCAGATGAGCGTGCTGCTGCTGGCCTGCCTCGGCGCCACCTTCGTCATCCTGATGGGCAGCATCGACCTCTCGGTCGGCGCCATCGTGCTGCTGGTGGGCTCGATCACCGTTCTCCTGATCAATGCGCTCGATCTGGGCATCGGCGCCGTCCCGCTCGCTGTCATCATCGGCATGCTGCTGGGACTGCTGAACGGGCTGATCTTCGCCTATGGCTCGATCCCGTCCTTCGTCGTGACGCTGGGTAGCCTCTCGGTCTTCACCGGCCTTGCCTGGAACCTGCTACAGGGCCGGGCGTTGCGGTTCGATTCCACGGCCTTCGAGAATCTCGCGATCGGCCAGGCGATCCCCTACGTTTCCAACATCGCGCTCTTTGCGCTGGTGGCCTGGGCGGTCTCGGTCTTCGTCTGCTTCCGCACCCGTTTTGGCCGCTACATGTATGTGATCGGCGGCGGCGAGGCGGTGGCGCGGACCTCGGGCGTGCCGGTGCGTCGCTACAAGATCTATGCTTTCACCTTGTCGGGCGCGATGGCGGGCCTGGGCGGCGCCTTGGGCGTCGCGCGGCTGGGCGCCGCCGGCCCGACATTGGGCTCGGAACTGCTGCTCAACAGCCTCGCCGCCATCGTCGTCGGCGGCACGTCGCTCTCGGGCGGTGTGGGCGGGCTGCAACGGACCCTGATCGGCGTGCTCATCATCACGCTGCTCGACAACGGCCTCAATCTCCTCGGCGTCAATCAATACACGCAGATGGTCATCAAGGGGATCGTCGTCATCGGTGCGGTCCTGATCAGCCAGGATCGCAGCAAGCTCGTCGTGATGAAGTAG
- a CDS encoding extracellular solute-binding protein, whose product MFKNLNQLSSTRRRFLQGAAAVAGSALLPSYVMRPRSANAGLPLASVDTDAAAAAKKLAAGRDITLKILEPSGSLGNVKPVAEVWTAKTGIKVEYIEVPLGEINQKMLLEAVAKTGAFDLALPATFGLPDLVESGILTNLDKYAAKYQPDGFQADALYSIGDFYKGSFYGYQTDGDTYLMFYLKDWLENPEEQKAFADANGYALKVPDTWEELDAQLKHFHRPDKGQYGGALFRTQYFIAWEWWVRFHAKGFYPLDDNMNPQINNDAGVKALEELVAASQYLYPGARTNGLFENFEAYGKGDSFANIGWGGTQKYLNSDKSSVKGKLAFGFTPGGNVKGKLLKTPYFNWGWNYVVSSVSKEPEIAYLFTLFATSPVESIVAVRDPDGYFDPFRASQYSDPEIIKSYSEEFLTVHEASMRDSIPDLYLKGQGEYFDALRVAIQDVDVGKQKPKAALDDVANTWNRITRRAGKAGQQEQWRFLKGLYPRDIRGELT is encoded by the coding sequence ATGTTTAAGAATCTGAATCAACTGTCATCCACCCGGCGGCGTTTCCTGCAGGGAGCGGCGGCGGTCGCCGGCTCGGCTCTGCTGCCGAGCTATGTGATGCGGCCCCGGTCCGCGAACGCGGGCCTGCCGCTCGCCTCGGTCGATACCGACGCGGCGGCGGCGGCCAAGAAGCTCGCGGCCGGCCGTGACATCACGCTCAAGATCCTCGAGCCCTCGGGCTCGCTCGGCAACGTCAAGCCGGTCGCGGAAGTCTGGACGGCCAAGACCGGCATCAAGGTCGAGTACATCGAAGTGCCGCTGGGCGAGATCAATCAGAAGATGCTGCTGGAGGCGGTGGCCAAGACCGGCGCCTTCGATCTGGCGCTGCCGGCGACCTTCGGCCTTCCCGACCTGGTCGAATCCGGCATCCTGACCAACCTCGACAAATACGCCGCCAAGTACCAGCCCGACGGCTTCCAGGCCGACGCGCTCTATTCGATCGGCGATTTCTACAAGGGCAGCTTCTACGGCTACCAGACCGACGGCGACACCTATCTGATGTTCTATCTCAAGGATTGGCTGGAGAATCCGGAGGAGCAGAAGGCCTTCGCCGACGCCAACGGCTACGCGCTCAAGGTGCCCGACACCTGGGAAGAGCTCGACGCGCAGCTGAAGCATTTCCACCGTCCCGACAAGGGCCAGTATGGCGGCGCCCTGTTCCGGACCCAGTATTTCATCGCCTGGGAATGGTGGGTGCGCTTCCACGCCAAGGGCTTCTATCCGCTCGACGACAACATGAACCCGCAGATCAACAACGACGCCGGCGTGAAGGCGCTCGAGGAGCTGGTCGCGGCGTCGCAATATCTCTATCCGGGGGCCCGCACCAACGGCCTGTTCGAGAATTTCGAGGCCTATGGCAAGGGCGACAGCTTCGCCAATATCGGCTGGGGCGGCACGCAGAAATACCTCAACAGCGACAAATCCAGCGTCAAGGGCAAGCTCGCCTTCGGCTTCACCCCCGGCGGCAACGTCAAGGGCAAGCTCCTGAAGACCCCCTATTTCAACTGGGGTTGGAACTATGTCGTCTCCAGCGTGTCGAAGGAGCCGGAAATCGCCTATCTCTTCACCCTCTTCGCCACCAGCCCGGTCGAATCGATCGTCGCGGTGCGCGATCCGGACGGCTATTTCGATCCCTTCCGGGCCTCGCAGTACAGCGATCCGGAGATCATCAAATCCTACTCGGAGGAGTTCCTGACGGTGCATGAGGCCAGCATGCGCGACAGCATCCCCGACCTCTATCTCAAGGGGCAGGGCGAGTATTTCGACGCCCTCCGGGTCGCGATCCAGGACGTCGATGTCGGCAAGCAGAAGCCCAAGGCGGCCCTCGACGACGTCGCCAACACCTGGAACCGCATCACCCGGCGCGCCGGCAAGGCCGGCCAGCAGGAGCAGTGGCGCTTCCTCAAGGGCCTCTATCCCCGCGACATCCGCGGCGAGCTGACCTGA
- a CDS encoding carbohydrate ABC transporter permease: MAKAKMAGKTPAGPRLLRRTAVALAMLISFFPIFWLVSTSFKPQEEWAAYPPVWVSDNPTLQNYRIVFAPDAARAFAATESGSLDYKVSTSAWKAFGDSAIISISATILSVLFGTLAAYSISRYRTGGDNYPFQFLTIRMFPPIAVVVPMVVVFSFLRLSDTFPGLIIAYTAFTLPFSIWMIRSFIDEVPVEIEGAAMLYGMGPLRAFLTVTLPLVKGGIMATALFVFILNWSEFLFALTLTQGQIMTVTVQVANYVSASSGKLYGVQAAMGTISTLPVILFGYLIQNHLVRGLSFGAVKR; this comes from the coding sequence ATGGCTAAGGCAAAGATGGCGGGGAAAACTCCCGCAGGACCCAGACTGCTGCGCCGTACCGCCGTGGCGCTGGCCATGCTGATCAGCTTCTTCCCGATCTTCTGGCTGGTCTCGACCTCCTTCAAGCCGCAGGAGGAATGGGCCGCCTATCCGCCGGTCTGGGTCTCGGACAATCCGACCCTGCAGAACTACCGCATCGTCTTCGCGCCCGACGCGGCGCGCGCCTTCGCCGCCACCGAATCCGGTTCGCTCGACTACAAGGTCTCGACCAGCGCCTGGAAGGCCTTCGGCGATTCCGCGATCATCTCGATCTCGGCCACGATCCTCTCCGTGCTGTTCGGCACGCTCGCGGCCTATTCGATCTCGCGCTACCGCACCGGCGGCGACAACTATCCCTTCCAGTTCCTGACCATCCGCATGTTCCCCCCGATCGCGGTGGTGGTCCCGATGGTGGTGGTGTTCTCGTTCCTGCGCCTCTCCGACACCTTCCCGGGGCTGATCATCGCCTATACGGCCTTCACGCTGCCGTTCTCGATCTGGATGATTCGCAGCTTCATCGACGAGGTGCCGGTCGAGATCGAGGGCGCCGCCATGCTTTATGGCATGGGACCGCTGCGTGCCTTCCTCACCGTGACCCTGCCGCTGGTCAAGGGTGGGATCATGGCGACGGCGCTCTTCGTCTTCATCCTCAACTGGTCGGAGTTCCTGTTCGCCCTGACCCTGACGCAGGGGCAGATCATGACCGTCACCGTCCAGGTGGCGAATTATGTCTCGGCCAGCTCGGGCAAGCTTTATGGCGTGCAGGCGGCGATGGGCACGATCTCGACCCTGCCGGTGATTCTGTTCGGCTATCTGATCCAGAATCACCTGGTGCGCGGCCTCTCCTTCGGCGCCGTGAAGCGGTAG
- a CDS encoding L,D-transpeptidase family protein → MASLEAFYASRQDEPVWVTTSGLSPLGNILRERLRRVAPVASLGLEAPLEADDARAQRLDPQGLAERDVILSAAFLKGAIDPKAPEESPPDARLLRDLSVAADPRAVLERDLPVEPAFWRLRAAAAGYRELAAAGGWPAVPEGPKLALGDRDIRVEALRSRLSASGDLDPSFASSDVFDGALDEAVRRFQRRHGLDEDGVVGKATLAALNLPIETRIQTLAINLVRLLDPPRDWGPRYIAVNTAAASYRLVDNGVTLFEQPAVVGRPSWPTPRLDGLMTALEFNPYWNVPPRIARLEIWPKIHTDPGYLARNDMRLVDGMIRQDPGPKNPLGVVKFVFPNRYDVYLHDTNNPSLFGRADRHLSHGCIRVPNARDLATYLLQADPSWTGERVTAAIEAGRNLRVILPRPIAVHLVYDTAWIAPDGTVEFRDDVYRRDAALSPQAANPEVALARSACPNQS, encoded by the coding sequence ATGGCTTCGCTCGAGGCTTTCTATGCCAGTCGCCAGGACGAGCCCGTCTGGGTCACCACATCGGGGCTGAGCCCGCTTGGCAATATTCTGCGGGAACGGCTTCGCCGGGTTGCACCGGTCGCCTCGCTGGGGCTCGAAGCGCCGCTCGAGGCCGACGATGCGCGGGCGCAGCGCCTCGATCCGCAAGGCCTGGCCGAGCGCGACGTGATTCTGAGCGCGGCGTTCCTGAAAGGCGCCATCGATCCGAAGGCACCGGAGGAATCGCCGCCGGATGCGCGGCTGTTGCGCGACTTGTCGGTCGCTGCCGACCCTCGAGCCGTTCTCGAGCGCGACCTGCCGGTGGAACCCGCTTTCTGGCGGCTGCGTGCCGCCGCTGCCGGCTATCGCGAGCTCGCGGCGGCCGGTGGCTGGCCCGCGGTTCCCGAAGGACCGAAGCTGGCACTCGGCGACCGCGATATCCGCGTCGAGGCGCTGCGAAGTCGACTCTCGGCGTCCGGCGATCTCGATCCCAGTTTTGCCTCCTCGGATGTCTTCGACGGGGCCTTGGATGAGGCGGTGCGGCGCTTTCAGAGGCGCCACGGGCTCGACGAAGATGGCGTCGTCGGCAAGGCCACGCTCGCCGCGCTCAATCTGCCGATCGAGACGCGGATCCAGACTCTCGCCATCAACCTCGTCCGCCTGCTGGATCCGCCACGCGATTGGGGCCCGCGCTATATCGCCGTCAATACGGCCGCCGCCAGCTATCGTCTGGTCGATAACGGCGTGACCCTGTTCGAGCAGCCCGCAGTCGTCGGCCGGCCCAGTTGGCCGACGCCGCGGCTGGACGGTCTGATGACGGCGCTCGAGTTCAATCCCTATTGGAACGTCCCGCCGCGGATCGCGAGGCTCGAGATCTGGCCCAAGATTCATACGGACCCCGGCTATCTGGCCCGGAACGACATGCGCCTCGTCGACGGGATGATTCGCCAGGACCCGGGCCCCAAGAACCCGCTGGGGGTGGTGAAGTTCGTTTTCCCGAACCGCTATGACGTCTATCTGCACGACACCAACAATCCCTCCCTGTTTGGCCGGGCCGATCGGCATCTGAGCCATGGCTGCATCCGCGTTCCGAACGCGCGCGATCTTGCGACATACCTCCTGCAGGCCGATCCGAGCTGGACGGGCGAGCGCGTGACGGCGGCGATCGAAGCGGGTCGCAATCTGCGGGTCATCCTGCCAAGGCCGATTGCCGTGCATCTCGTCTATGACACGGCTTGGATTGCCCCGGATGGGACCGTGGAATTTCGAGACGACGTCTATCGCCGCGATGCCGCATTGAGCCCGCAAGCCGCGAACCCCGAAGTGGCGTTAGCCCGGTCGGCCTGCCCGAACCAATCCTAG
- a CDS encoding ABC transporter ATP-binding protein, whose translation MSALSIQGLTKRFDKVTALADVSFEVKPGEFICVVGPTNAGKSTLLKTVAGLVRPDEGRILANGRDLVNTAPKDRGVSLLFQNIALFPTMTGYENIAFPLTAPGDGGPTIDQRVREVAALLKVGHVLNRYPRTFSGGEQQRVAIGRAIIKPTDLLLLDEPLSNLDARIRIALRIEFKKLHRERRQTILYVTHDQTEAMSLSDRIVVLNEGRIQQIGTPQEIYDRPANLFVARFIGTPPMNILDAEVTSEGGGAVVTGTGFRLALGDLGPGVTALPRQIGLGLRAEDIRVAVAESRDTPFPAEIVWAEHLGPKTILDLRLGAKVLKAVIADGHPVKGEGRAWLGFTPKPHHLLNRETGLFLR comes from the coding sequence ATGAGCGCCTTGTCGATCCAGGGCCTGACCAAGCGCTTCGACAAGGTGACGGCGCTGGCCGATGTCAGCTTTGAGGTAAAGCCCGGCGAGTTCATCTGCGTGGTCGGCCCCACCAATGCCGGCAAATCGACCCTGCTCAAGACCGTCGCCGGACTGGTTCGGCCCGACGAGGGACGCATTCTCGCCAATGGCCGCGACCTGGTGAACACGGCGCCCAAGGATCGCGGTGTCAGCCTGCTGTTCCAGAACATCGCGCTGTTCCCGACCATGACCGGCTACGAGAACATCGCCTTCCCGTTGACGGCGCCGGGCGACGGCGGTCCCACGATCGATCAGCGGGTGCGCGAGGTCGCGGCGCTGCTCAAGGTCGGGCATGTGCTGAACCGCTATCCCCGGACCTTCTCCGGCGGCGAGCAGCAGCGCGTGGCGATCGGGCGCGCCATCATCAAGCCGACCGACCTGCTGCTGCTGGACGAGCCGCTCTCCAATCTCGATGCCCGCATCCGCATCGCGCTCAGGATCGAGTTCAAGAAGCTGCATCGCGAGCGCCGGCAGACGATCCTCTATGTCACCCATGACCAGACCGAGGCGATGAGCCTCTCGGACCGGATCGTGGTGCTGAACGAGGGCCGGATCCAGCAGATCGGCACGCCGCAGGAGATCTACGACCGGCCCGCCAACCTCTTCGTGGCGCGCTTCATCGGCACGCCGCCCATGAACATCCTCGACGCCGAGGTGACGAGCGAGGGCGGCGGCGCGGTCGTGACGGGCACCGGCTTCAGGCTGGCGCTGGGTGATCTGGGACCGGGCGTGACGGCCCTGCCGCGCCAGATCGGATTGGGCCTGCGCGCGGAAGACATCCGGGTGGCGGTCGCCGAGAGCCGCGACACGCCCTTTCCGGCCGAGATCGTCTGGGCCGAGCATCTGGGCCCGAAGACCATCCTCGATCTGCGCCTCGGCGCCAAGGTGCTGAAGGCGGTCATTGCCGACGGACATCCGGTCAAGGGCGAGGGCCGGGCCTGGCTCGGCTTCACGCCCAAGCCGCATCATCTGCTCAATCGCGAGACGGGCCTGTTCCTGCGCTGA
- a CDS encoding SDR family NAD(P)-dependent oxidoreductase produces the protein MDLHLTGKKALVTGATRGIGNAIARGLLSERCDVAICARDARAVEASVRELSRGGAQVFGKAIDVRDREALIGWVEASAKELGGIDILVANASGLAHGVTPEAFRTAFEIDLMHTVNAVEAAIPYLKRSKAGAIVAIASISGSEDYGYDSSSYGSLKAALQFYMKSVSRHLAPHGIRANVVSPGTTYFKGGYWHKVEEEEPQTFAETIKANPLGRMATPEEIANMVLFAASPAASFVTGANLVVDGGMTQRIPN, from the coding sequence ATGGATCTTCATTTGACCGGCAAAAAGGCACTCGTGACCGGCGCCACACGCGGCATCGGAAATGCGATCGCGCGGGGTCTCCTCTCGGAGCGATGCGACGTCGCCATCTGCGCCCGCGATGCCCGCGCGGTCGAGGCCAGCGTCCGCGAGCTTTCCCGCGGCGGCGCCCAGGTGTTCGGCAAGGCGATCGATGTGCGCGATCGCGAGGCCCTGATCGGCTGGGTCGAGGCCAGCGCCAAGGAGCTGGGCGGCATCGACATCCTGGTCGCCAATGCCAGCGGCCTTGCCCATGGCGTCACGCCGGAGGCCTTCCGCACCGCCTTCGAGATCGATCTGATGCACACCGTGAACGCGGTCGAGGCGGCGATCCCCTATCTCAAGCGCTCCAAGGCCGGGGCCATCGTGGCGATCGCCTCGATCTCAGGTTCGGAGGATTACGGCTATGACTCGTCCTCCTACGGATCGCTGAAGGCGGCACTGCAGTTCTACATGAAGTCGGTGTCGCGCCATCTCGCACCCCACGGCATTCGCGCCAATGTGGTCAGTCCCGGCACGACCTACTTCAAGGGTGGCTACTGGCACAAGGTCGAGGAAGAGGAGCCGCAGACCTTCGCCGAGACCATCAAGGCGAACCCGCTGGGGCGGATGGCCACGCCCGAGGAGATCGCGAACATGGTGCTGTTCGCGGCGAGCCCCGCCGCGAGCTTCGTCACCGGTGCCAATCTCGTTGTCGACGGCGGCATGACGCAACGCATCCCGAATTGA
- a CDS encoding NAD(P)-dependent malic enzyme yields the protein MASPPVTKEAALAFGRDVYYGHGKIEILPKVAVHSLQDMAVAYTPGVGHAVREVQARPEALSELTAKDNLVAIVTDGTAVLGFGNAGPRAALPVMEGKATMFKLLAGIDCFPLCIQARDAAHLIDILEALEPGFGGYNIEDVAAPACFEVVRQLEQRVAIPAMHDDQYGTATVIAAGLINALKVTGRAAGDIRVVVNGIGAAGTATIDMLQALGVGEITAHDKAGIIYRGGDYPHEHWRRMAETTNRDRLQGDLATAMRGADVFIGVSVANQVTPEMVRSMARGPIVFGLANPEPEIRPDAALAAGAAIVASGRFDFPNHCNNVLAFPALMRAALDTKTRRVSREMCLAASRAIAAEVPDAELAPDLILPSPLSATLYPNVAEAVAREAVKQGLARVDPGVGAVAAKTAHLRRLVQERQRSLPAHPPGAAAP from the coding sequence ATGGCCAGCCCACCCGTCACCAAGGAAGCCGCGCTCGCCTTCGGGCGCGACGTCTATTACGGCCATGGCAAGATCGAGATCCTGCCCAAGGTCGCGGTCCATTCGCTGCAGGACATGGCCGTCGCCTATACGCCGGGCGTCGGCCACGCCGTGCGCGAGGTGCAGGCGCGGCCCGAGGCGCTGTCGGAGCTGACCGCCAAGGATAATCTGGTCGCCATCGTCACCGACGGCACGGCGGTGCTGGGGTTCGGCAATGCCGGCCCCCGCGCCGCGCTGCCGGTGATGGAGGGCAAGGCGACCATGTTCAAGCTGCTGGCGGGGATCGACTGTTTCCCGCTCTGTATCCAGGCGCGCGACGCAGCACATCTGATCGACATCCTCGAGGCGCTGGAGCCCGGCTTCGGCGGCTACAACATCGAGGATGTGGCGGCGCCCGCCTGTTTCGAGGTGGTGCGCCAGCTCGAGCAGCGCGTCGCCATTCCGGCGATGCATGACGACCAATACGGCACCGCAACCGTGATCGCCGCGGGCCTCATCAATGCGCTGAAGGTGACGGGCCGCGCGGCCGGCGATATCCGCGTGGTGGTGAACGGCATCGGCGCCGCCGGCACCGCCACCATCGATATGCTCCAGGCGCTGGGCGTGGGCGAGATCACGGCTCATGACAAGGCCGGGATCATCTATCGCGGCGGCGACTATCCGCACGAACATTGGCGGCGCATGGCCGAGACCACCAACCGCGACCGTCTCCAGGGCGATCTCGCCACCGCCATGCGCGGCGCCGATGTCTTCATCGGCGTCTCGGTCGCAAATCAGGTGACGCCCGAGATGGTGCGCTCGATGGCGCGCGGACCCATCGTGTTCGGGCTGGCCAATCCGGAACCCGAGATCCGCCCGGACGCGGCGCTCGCAGCCGGCGCCGCCATCGTCGCCAGCGGCCGTTTCGATTTCCCCAATCACTGCAACAATGTGCTGGCCTTCCCGGCCCTGATGCGCGCCGCGCTCGATACCAAGACCCGGCGCGTCAGCCGCGAGATGTGCCTCGCGGCCTCGCGCGCCATTGCCGCCGAGGTGCCGGATGCGGAGCTGGCGCCCGACCTGATCTTGCCGAGCCCGCTCTCCGCCACGCTCTATCCGAACGTGGCGGAAGCCGTGGCGCGCGAAGCCGTGAAGCAGGGACTCGCGCGGGTCGATCCCGGCGTCGGCGCGGTTGCCGCTAAGACCGCGCATCTGCGCCGGCTCGTGCAGGAGCGGCAGCGCTCGCTGCCCGCGCACCCTCCGGGGGCTGCCGCTCCGTAA